One segment of Fusarium oxysporum f. sp. lycopersici 4287 chromosome 7, whole genome shotgun sequence DNA contains the following:
- a CDS encoding xylan 1,4-beta-xylosidase yields MPSIRNPILPGFNPDPSIIRVDNDYYIATSTFEWFPGVQIHHSTDLANWKLITRPLDHKGLLDMRGDPDSGGIWAPCLSHDGQKFWLVYTDVKRKDGTFWDLKNYITSSESIYGPWTDPIHANSSGIDPSLFHDDDGRKWFVNQRRDHRFPNRDHFCGIMLQEFDPEAGKLTGPQKKIFDGTEIGITEGPHIYKRNGWYYLLTAEGGTSYDHSCTLARSRSIWGPYELHPDKYILSSRGSPSAELQRAGHGDLVETPDGRTYLVHLLSRPITQNRRSVLGREAAIQEAFWKDDDWLYVKNGPVPSTLVDVPGTRNEDEHWREIRYTFDGGLPIDFQWLRTPEPEKIFSTNGKLVLYGRDAIGSWFEQALVARRQTHFSYDAETVIDFKPENEREFAGLTAYYSRFNFFYLHITANEDGGRLLSIMSSEESWPTGSLQIHHLDPISLPPAGKVKLALTIREAELQFYYSTEDKPLGKYGPVLDASQLSDECSCGPRGSGGSFTGAFVGMACSDLNGNGKSAEFDYFVYRPVKA; encoded by the coding sequence ATGCCTTCAATTCGCAATCCTATCCTGCCTGGATTCAATCCAGATCCTTCGATAATCAGAGTTGACAATGATTATTACATCGCCACGTCGACGTTTGAATGGTTTCCCGGCGTGCAAATTCATCATTCCACTGATCTTGCAAACTGGAAACTTATCACTCGTCCTTTGGATCATAAAGGTCTTTTGGATATGAGAGGAGATCCAGATAGTGGCGGAATCTGGGCACCTTGTCTTTCACACGACGGTCAGAAGTTTTGGCTTGTGTATACTGACGTTAAGAGAAAGGACGGAACATTCTGGGACTTGAAGAACTATATCACGTCCTCTGAGTCCATCTATGGTCCTTGGACAGACCCAATTCATGCCAACTCTTCAGGTATCGATCCTTCACTATTCCACGACGATGACGGTAGAAAGTGGTTCGTCAATCAGAGAAGAGACCACCGTTTTCCGAACAGAGACCATTTCTGTGGCATTATGCTGCAGGAGTTTGACCCAGAAGCTGGGAAGCTTACTGGTCcgcagaagaagatcttTGATGGGACTGAGATTGGTATAACGGAGGGACCACACATTTATAAACGGAACGGGTGGTATTATCTTCTCACAGCCGAAGGTGGAACTTCATACGATCACTCATGCACTCTTGCTCGATCTCGAAGTATCTGGGGCCCTTACGAGCTGCACCCGGACAAGTACATTCTCTCTTCAAGAGGGTCTCCATCAGCGGAGCTTCAACGCGCAGGGCATggtgatcttgttgagaCACCAGACGGAAGAACATATCTGGTTCATCTTCTCAGTCGACCGATAACACAGAATCGCCGCAGTGTTCTTGGACGGGAGGCAGCCATTCAGGAAGCATTTTGGAAAGACGATGACTGGCTGTATGTCAAGAATGGACCGGTTCCTTCAACACTGGTTGATGTGCCGGGTACACGAAATGAAGATGAGCACTGGCGAGAGATTCGATACACTTTTGACGGTGGTTTGCCTATCGATTTTCAGTGGCTTCGCACGCCAGAGCCAGAGAAAATCTTTTCTACAAATGGAAAACTGGTTCTTTACGGGCGTGATGCTATCGGCTCCTGGTTCGAACAAGCCCTCGTAGCTCGTCGTCAAACCCATTTCTCCTACGACGCCGAGACAGTTATCGActtcaagcctgagaacgAACGCGAATTTGCCGGTCTCACTGCTTATTACAGCCGTTTCAACTTTTTCTATCTTCACATCACAGCTAATGAAGATGGTGGGAGACTCTTATCCATCATGAGCTCGGAAGAATCGTGGCCTACGGGGTCACTTCAAATTCACCATCTTGATCCGATTAGTCTCCCACCAGCAGGAAAAGTCAAATTGGCGCTCACTATAAGGGAGGCAGAGTTGCAGTTCTATTACTCTACTGAAGATAAGCCACTCGGGAAGTATGGACCAGTCTTGGACGCTTCTCAACTTTCAGACGAGTGCAGTTGTGGCCCTCGAGGTTCTGGGGGTTCTTTCACTGGTGCATTTGTTGGTATGGCTTGTTCGGACCTGAACGGCAATGGCAAGTCGGCAGAGTTCGACTATTTTGTGTATCGCCCTGTAAAGGCCTGA